The Aigarchaeota archaeon DNA window TGGATACATTGCTCATGAAGAAGGGCTTCCACGATACTACTTTTTCATGCTCTTCTTCATCGGCGGCATGACCCTGCTCGTGATGTCAGAGAACTTTCTAATGCTGTACATTGGATGGGAAATAGTCGGTCTCTGCAGCTACGCGCTAATCGGGTTCTATAACAAAAAACCTGAAGCTAACGCCGCAGGGATTAAGGCCTTCGTCACAACCCGAATCGGAGATGCCGCCATGCTCGTCGGAATCGCAATCCTGTTCACATCGTTCGGAACATTCAGCTACACCGGTTTGGAGAAGGCCATGGCTAAAGGACTGGCGGAAGGAACTGTGTCGGCCAGCTCTCTTTTACTACCACTACTCCTACTTTTCGGAGGTGCTGTCGGTAAATCTGCACAGTTCCCACTGCATGTCTGGCTCCCCGACG harbors:
- a CDS encoding NADH-quinone oxidoreductase subunit L, with protein sequence MLPFAPWLAWIIPIVGSLFVPVVFKLAKKAGEIYSVLVAFTAAAFSLSMLPDVYGKHHGEIFKVQWIPLGEGRYIEASILVDPLSVLMASIATGIGALIILYSVGYIAHEEGLPRYYFFMLFFIGGMTLLVMSENFLMLYIGWEIVGLCSYALIGFYNKKPEANAAGIKAFVTTRIGDAAMLVGIAILFTSFGTFSYTGLEKAMAKGLAEGTVSASSLLLPLLLLFGGAVGKSAQFPLHVWLPD